The Candidatus Woesearchaeota archaeon genomic interval TGTCTATCCCTTACAAAAGAATCAAAGAAATAAAAGCTGAGAAAGCAAAAGGCGAAGCTAAAAAAGTAAAGATTGCAATTCTTGGAGGAGGCGATATTGCATTTCCCTTGCTGTTCGCAGGCGTTTTACTGCAGCAATTTTCATTTTTTAAAGTTTTGATAATTCCTGTTGTTGTGTCAATAGCGTTATTCATGCTTTTTGTGTTTGCGAAAAAAGATAAGTTTTACCCGGCTATGCCTTTTTTGACAGCAGGATGCTTATTGGGATATCTGATTATGAGCATAATTTAAGATGATCAAAGCAATAATTTTCGATCTCGGCGGGGTTTATTTTTCTCCAGGCACAGAGATAGCTTATGAAAAACTGGTCAAGGAATTTCCTCATATCAATTCAGAGAAAGTGCGCCTCATAATGAGAGGTGGAAAGCTATCGAGAGGCTACAAATCAGGCAAATACTCTAAAAAAGAATTCTGGAAAAAAGCAAAGGAACTGGCTGGACTGAATTTTGACGATAAAAAATTCTCAAAAATATGGAATTCTTCTTATACGTTAAATACAGATGTTAAAAATATAGTTATAAAGTTAAGAAAAAATTACAAAATAGCCGTGCTTTCCGGAAACATAAGGGAGAGAATCAGATTCTTAAACAAAAAGCATGGTTTTAAAAAGAATTTTGATGTGATTGTGTTTTCTTACATGGTTGGCGCAAGCAAGCCAAAATTGAAGATTTACAATGAAGTTCTTAAAAGGCTTAAATCAAAGGCTGATGAGTGCATCTTTATTGATAACAGCAGGAAAATGCTGAAGCCTGCAGAAAAACTGGGAATGAGAACACTTCTTTTTAAAAATGCCAAACAGCTTAGGAAAGAACTGTGTTTTTTCGGCATTAAAATTTAATTTATCTCCTTTGCATGCACTGGCTTTATGAGAATTCCCTCAGGCCTCTTTTCAAATGCTCCATAGTCTCCTGGCTCAATATGGTAATCCTTCAATAGCTGATCAGGAAATCTCATGATGGTTGAATCCCCTAAAACGCCAAATT includes:
- a CDS encoding HAD family phosphatase, producing the protein MIKAIIFDLGGVYFSPGTEIAYEKLVKEFPHINSEKVRLIMRGGKLSRGYKSGKYSKKEFWKKAKELAGLNFDDKKFSKIWNSSYTLNTDVKNIVIKLRKNYKIAVLSGNIRERIRFLNKKHGFKKNFDVIVFSYMVGASKPKLKIYNEVLKRLKSKADECIFIDNSRKMLKPAEKLGMRTLLFKNAKQLRKELCFFGIKI